One window of the Rosa rugosa chromosome 3, drRosRugo1.1, whole genome shotgun sequence genome contains the following:
- the LOC133738667 gene encoding uncharacterized protein LOC133738667 — translation MGSLMAGWKSKSDIYKRNHSLTKEEIEAFWRSNKKPYEKQHIIDGDTIICEGKAATDSKSGKKFEKSSSMPLARSKLEQDQKYFMHGETETMASTTDKLVDNNGWWTRSNWAFLNEPPPSEGAPKTGYASQFHVASSSDPAGSTELALNSSVLLHI, via the exons ATGGGTTCACTAATGGCAGGATGGAAATCAAAGTCAG ATATATACAAGAGGAATCATTCACTCACAAAAGAGGAGATTGAAGCCTTCTGGAGATCAAATAAGAAACCATAcgagaaacaacatatcatcGATGGTGATACCATCATCTGTGag GGAAAGGCCGCTACCGATAGTAAGTCCggcaaaaaatttgaaaaatcaaGCTCTATGCCTCTGGCTAGAAGCAAACTTGAGCAGGATCAGAAATACTTCATGCACGGCGAGACTGAAACCATGGCCAGCACCACTGACAAACTCGTAGATAACAACGGCTG GTGGACTAGGAGCAACTGGGCATTTCTGAATGAACCGCCTCCATCTGAAGGCGCTCCTAAAACTGGTTACGCATCACAGTTTCACGTAGCCAGCTCCTCCGATCCGGCAGGGTCGACGGAATTAGCTCTTAATTCATCAGTCCTTCTCCATATATAG